The Herpetosiphonaceae bacterium genomic sequence GCGCGCTGAACGCTGATGTCACAGAGGTGCGCGCGATTCTCCTCACCCACTGGCACAACGATCACTCTGCTGGCGCCCAGGCGCTTCACGCCGAATGTGGCGCACCCGTGTTCTACCATCGCGGCGATGAACCGCAGTTCACACGCGAGGCGGGCGCGAAGGGACTCAGGGGATGGCTGAGCGATCGCATTCCTGAACTCGGGCTCCTCGTCCTGCTCAAGGGGCTGCTGGGCGAAGCCGCGCCCAGAGCCGTTGCGGCCCAGCAGTTCGTTCAGGACGGCGACGTCGTCCTGGGCGACTTCGAGGTCGTGGCAACCCCTGGTCATACGCCAGGACACGTGTCCTATTTCTATCGTCCGGAGCACGCGCTCTTCGCGGGCGATGCATTGGCCGTGATCGACGGCCGCATTCGGTTCATGGCGCGCCCCGTAACGCTCGATCTCGTCGCGGCTCGCGCCTCACTGGAAAAGTGCCTCGCGCTGCAGCCTCGGATCGTCTGTCCGGGGCACCGCGAGCCGTTGGCCGTCGCGGGTCCAGCCTGCGATGCAATGCAGGAGTACCTTCGAACCGGCGGCAAATGGCCCTTGCTTGGCTAGCGTAGCGCCTGACCAGCGTGTCGCCGG encodes the following:
- a CDS encoding MBL fold metallo-hydrolase; protein product: ALNADVTEVRAILLTHWHNDHSAGAQALHAECGAPVFYHRGDEPQFTREAGAKGLRGWLSDRIPELGLLVLLKGLLGEAAPRAVAAQQFVQDGDVVLGDFEVVATPGHTPGHVSYFYRPEHALFAGDALAVIDGRIRFMARPVTLDLVAARASLEKCLALQPRIVCPGHREPLAVAGPACDAMQEYLRTGGKWPLLG